One genomic region from Biomphalaria glabrata chromosome 7, xgBioGlab47.1, whole genome shotgun sequence encodes:
- the LOC106062619 gene encoding solute carrier family 66 member 2-like isoform X2 — MDALSGFDLTTFSIMGFTIMEIISLGSQAAMVLGGVVPFIPQYIDIWKSRNADGFSLFVCLALLIANILRIMFWFGKHYELPLLAQSIIMIITMLVLVQLCVDVKNRTEIISSKQRKFTDFEREYFWKWTDFLSYVEFIALFSLVIGLLTYIFLNSVIYVELLGFMAVFTEAMLGAPQFLRNYQKKSTLGMSRKMVGFWTCGDCFKTVYFILREAPAQFWICGMLQVSIDISIFLQVFFYRHNNVPPIDRTAKSAIS; from the exons ATGGATGCACTATCAGGCTTTGATCTGACCACCTTCTCAATCATGGGTTTTACCATAATGGAAATAATCAGTTTGGGCTCCCAGGCGGCCATGGTACTGGGTGGCGTTGTGCCTTTTATTCCACAATATATAGACATTTGGAAGTCCAGGAACGCTGATGGATTCTCTTTGTTTGTCTGCCTTGCATTGCTGATTGCAAACATACTACGTATTATGTTTTG GTTCGGCAAACATTATGAGCTCCCTTTACTTGCTCAGAGCATCATCATGATCATTACAATGTTAGTCCTGGTCCAGTTGTGTGTAGATGTCAAGAACCGTACAGAAATAATCTCCTCAAAGCAGCGCAAGTTCACAG aTTTCGAAAGAGAGTATTTCTGGAAGTGGACAGATTTCCTCAGCTATGTCGAGTTCATTGCTCTTTTTTCCCTCGTCATTGGTTTGTTGACCTACATTTTCTTAAACAGTGTGATATACGTGGAGCTTCTGGGATTCATGGCGGTCTTCACCGAGGCCATGCTTGGCGCTCCGCAGTTTTTAAGAAACTATCAGAAGAAATCCACATTGGGCATGAG CCGAAAGATGGTTGGATTTTGGACTTGTGGCGACTGTTTCAAAACTGTTTACTTTATCCTGAGAGAAGCTCCAGCTCAGTTCTGGATTTGTGGTATGCTACAAGTCTCCATAGACATATCCATTTTTCTTCAG GTGTTTTTCTATCGTCACAATAACGTGCCTCCCATCGACAGAACAGCCAAGTCTGCCATCAGCTGA
- the LOC106062619 gene encoding solute carrier family 66 member 2-like isoform X1, whose protein sequence is MDALSGFDLTTFSIMGFTIMEIISLGSQAAMVLGGVVPFIPQYIDIWKSRNADGFSLFVCLALLIANILRIMFWFGKHYELPLLAQSIIMIITMLVLVQLCVDVKNRTEIISSKQRKFTGSFNSWPVDAPVHSLFDFEREYFWKWTDFLSYVEFIALFSLVIGLLTYIFLNSVIYVELLGFMAVFTEAMLGAPQFLRNYQKKSTLGMSRKMVGFWTCGDCFKTVYFILREAPAQFWICGMLQVSIDISIFLQVFFYRHNNVPPIDRTAKSAIS, encoded by the exons ATGGATGCACTATCAGGCTTTGATCTGACCACCTTCTCAATCATGGGTTTTACCATAATGGAAATAATCAGTTTGGGCTCCCAGGCGGCCATGGTACTGGGTGGCGTTGTGCCTTTTATTCCACAATATATAGACATTTGGAAGTCCAGGAACGCTGATGGATTCTCTTTGTTTGTCTGCCTTGCATTGCTGATTGCAAACATACTACGTATTATGTTTTG GTTCGGCAAACATTATGAGCTCCCTTTACTTGCTCAGAGCATCATCATGATCATTACAATGTTAGTCCTGGTCCAGTTGTGTGTAGATGTCAAGAACCGTACAGAAATAATCTCCTCAAAGCAGCGCAAGTTCACAG GTAGTTTCAATAGCTGGCCTGTAGACGCCCCAGTCCATTCCTTGTTTG aTTTCGAAAGAGAGTATTTCTGGAAGTGGACAGATTTCCTCAGCTATGTCGAGTTCATTGCTCTTTTTTCCCTCGTCATTGGTTTGTTGACCTACATTTTCTTAAACAGTGTGATATACGTGGAGCTTCTGGGATTCATGGCGGTCTTCACCGAGGCCATGCTTGGCGCTCCGCAGTTTTTAAGAAACTATCAGAAGAAATCCACATTGGGCATGAG CCGAAAGATGGTTGGATTTTGGACTTGTGGCGACTGTTTCAAAACTGTTTACTTTATCCTGAGAGAAGCTCCAGCTCAGTTCTGGATTTGTGGTATGCTACAAGTCTCCATAGACATATCCATTTTTCTTCAG GTGTTTTTCTATCGTCACAATAACGTGCCTCCCATCGACAGAACAGCCAAGTCTGCCATCAGCTGA